One genomic segment of Salinigranum rubrum includes these proteins:
- a CDS encoding CopG family ribbon-helix-helix protein, which translates to MRTSFNIPDEVVEEFDQVWKEQELENRSRAVREAMLEYIESHSRLEETTGEIVALVAFDYRHDEVIRELHAVQHEHQDVILNTSHTHQGEWCLESLFCRGPAERVRELTYRLRDFDAVRRVKVMVIRDGNV; encoded by the coding sequence ATGCGAACGAGTTTCAACATCCCCGACGAGGTGGTCGAAGAGTTCGATCAGGTCTGGAAAGAGCAGGAACTCGAAAACCGGTCCCGGGCGGTCAGAGAGGCGATGTTGGAGTACATCGAGTCACACTCTCGTCTCGAAGAGACGACCGGAGAGATCGTCGCGCTCGTCGCCTTCGATTACCGCCACGACGAGGTGATACGGGAACTCCACGCGGTCCAGCACGAGCATCAGGACGTCATTCTGAACACGAGCCACACCCATCAAGGGGAGTGGTGTCTCGAATCGCTCTTCTGTCGAGGCCCCGCCGAGCGGGTCCGCGAACTGACGTACCGACTCCGTGACTTCGACGCCGTGCGTCGCGTGAAGGTGATGGTCATCCGCGACGGAAACGTGTGA
- a CDS encoding LysE family translocator, translating into MIDPSAVLAFIPVALVLIISPGPDSIYTLTRSISDGRTAGVTAALGSSTGSIVHTSAAVLGLSAILKTSALAFTVIKLVGAAYLVYLGVQTFLNTEEFEISSDDLGYTPSESFRNALMINVLNPKVAVFFLAFLPQFVQTGGSTALQIFTFGVLFASLGFVYQATLAVFSARARRVITERELVRDSLRVVSGSVLVGFGLKLALERRTSA; encoded by the coding sequence ATGATAGACCCGAGCGCTGTCCTCGCGTTCATTCCCGTCGCACTCGTGCTCATCATCTCACCCGGACCGGATAGCATCTACACGCTAACTCGGAGTATCAGTGACGGGCGTACCGCCGGTGTGACGGCCGCGTTAGGGTCTTCGACGGGAAGTATCGTACACACGTCCGCAGCGGTACTCGGACTGTCGGCAATCCTCAAAACGTCCGCGCTGGCGTTCACCGTAATCAAACTCGTCGGTGCGGCGTATCTCGTGTATCTCGGTGTGCAGACGTTCTTGAACACCGAGGAGTTCGAGATTTCATCAGACGACCTCGGCTACACACCGAGCGAGTCGTTTCGAAACGCTCTGATGATCAACGTCTTGAATCCGAAGGTGGCCGTATTTTTCCTCGCCTTCCTTCCGCAGTTCGTCCAGACGGGGGGTTCTACTGCCCTTCAAATATTCACGTTCGGCGTGCTGTTTGCGAGTCTTGGGTTCGTCTACCAAGCGACACTTGCGGTTTTCTCCGCGCGGGCGAGACGAGTGATTACCGAGCGTGAACTCGTGAGAGATTCCCTTCGTGTCGTCAGCGGAAGCGTCCTCGTCGGGTTCGGGCTTAAGTTGGCGCTCGAACGAAGAACTTCGGCGTAG
- a CDS encoding chorismate mutase, producing the protein MTETTPEDMDLDELRTEIEDIDREIVELVARRTYVADTIADVKAERDLPTTDESQEERVMERAAKNAERFEVDANLVKAVFRLLIELNKAEQRRSR; encoded by the coding sequence ATGACAGAGACCACCCCCGAGGACATGGACCTGGACGAACTGCGCACCGAAATCGAGGACATCGACCGCGAAATCGTCGAACTCGTCGCGCGCCGGACCTACGTGGCCGACACCATCGCCGACGTGAAGGCCGAGCGCGACCTCCCGACGACGGACGAGTCACAGGAAGAGCGCGTGATGGAGCGCGCCGCCAAGAACGCCGAGCGGTTCGAGGTCGACGCCAACCTCGTCAAAGCGGTGTTCCGACTCCTCATCGAACTGAACAAGGCCGAACAGCGGCGGAGTCGGTAG